In the genome of Variibacter gotjawalensis, one region contains:
- a CDS encoding dihydrodipicolinate synthase family protein has product MIDAAFRQALTGISGILVTPFDRDDKVAPQRLRPVIDRAIAAGVHILVANGNTGEFYGLTTAEAEVMVHSAAEQIGGRVPLLAGVGRSIGDACALARASRKAGATALMVHQPPDPFVAPRGVIAYVQRIAEAGDGLPLMLYLRNDGIGLDTIAELCRVPGVAGVKWASPTPLRLADAMRRCDPSIVWVGGLAETWAPPLYAVGARGFTSGLINVRPDLSVTIHAALDKGDYAQAMTLIASMEEFEAIRAEEQNGTNVTAVKSALQLMGNDCGPTRPPSAWPLTDKQQARLRTLLASWELLSAA; this is encoded by the coding sequence ATGATCGACGCCGCATTTCGCCAAGCCCTGACCGGCATTTCCGGCATTCTCGTCACGCCGTTCGATCGCGACGACAAAGTCGCGCCCCAGCGCCTGCGCCCGGTGATCGACCGCGCGATTGCAGCGGGCGTGCACATCCTCGTCGCCAACGGCAACACCGGCGAATTCTACGGCCTCACCACGGCCGAAGCCGAGGTGATGGTGCACTCCGCCGCCGAACAGATCGGCGGGCGCGTCCCCCTCCTCGCCGGCGTCGGTCGTTCGATCGGCGATGCCTGCGCGCTCGCACGCGCGTCGCGCAAAGCCGGGGCCACCGCGCTGATGGTGCATCAGCCGCCCGATCCCTTCGTCGCGCCGCGCGGCGTCATCGCATACGTGCAGCGCATCGCCGAAGCCGGAGATGGCTTGCCGCTGATGCTGTACTTGCGCAACGACGGCATCGGCCTCGACACCATCGCGGAGCTTTGCCGCGTTCCCGGCGTCGCCGGCGTCAAATGGGCGAGCCCGACGCCGCTCCGTCTCGCCGACGCAATGCGCCGCTGCGATCCGAGCATCGTCTGGGTCGGCGGTCTCGCCGAGACATGGGCGCCGCCGCTCTACGCCGTCGGCGCGCGCGGCTTCACGTCGGGCCTCATCAATGTGCGCCCCGATCTCTCGGTCACGATTCACGCGGCTCTCGACAAGGGTGACTACGCGCAGGCGATGACGTTGATCGCGTCGATGGAGGAGTTCGAAGCCATTCGAGCCGAGGAGCAGAACGGCACCAACGTGACGGCGGTGAAATCCGCGCTGCAACTCATGGGCAATGATTGCGGCCCGACGCGGCCGCCATCCGCGTGGCCGCTCACCGACAAGCAACAAGCGCGGCTGCGCACGCTGCTCGCGTCGTGGGAGTTGCTCTCGGCGGCTTGA
- a CDS encoding serine/threonine-protein kinase: protein MTAPPAPDPKDIIESCFTDLAANQPADMILPRLREIETAVEGKPRLKAQLLRARAIATNRLGFGSEALGDLHDARRLLEEADDPEELAKVLLAIATVFIWRGDGREASFALLRAVAEGSFLGSPLTTGLALIEAGRLQIENGRPADAQALLGRALAIGGDALPKREYQRAWVNLLQALVAAGLIEKARALRDSAGRTLEGASSRLLMLERLESARIDRAAGELATARAAIDAAIAYAPADKESFEAVEIAHVEAEQALAEGDAERAAGVLQNVIARYAADDLATREVQVRLLHAQALEALKQGDEAERTLGAALRRAVARGLNGYADQVRSRMSSRGGEEGAGLSRDVPAEASVDTAARFVRQRPLGAGGFGKVMRAYDLELGIEVAIKRSSLKEIYDPGLRGRLLEAARTEVEAASRLNHPGIARVYGLLAEPGGDSLLIQEFVEGKTLRDAMKGKFDRGRAYDVLSRVSFSLAAVHATGVIHRDLKPDNVIVRPSGAPVLVDFGIALLSKSGDGAAGGTPGYMPPEQARGGTIDVRTDLYALGIMAYEVLTGELPQEGGGFGPDIIASLFRRRTIFRDLLDLGIDSGAATLISQLTALHPRYRPAGAAIAGTAFADAANRASGRAV, encoded by the coding sequence ATGACTGCGCCGCCGGCGCCCGATCCCAAGGATATCATCGAAAGCTGTTTCACGGATCTGGCCGCCAATCAGCCGGCGGACATGATCCTGCCGCGCCTGCGCGAGATCGAAACGGCTGTCGAAGGCAAACCGCGCCTCAAGGCGCAGCTCCTGCGCGCCCGCGCGATCGCGACCAACCGGCTCGGCTTCGGCAGCGAGGCGCTCGGCGATCTGCACGATGCGCGGCGTTTGTTGGAGGAAGCCGACGACCCGGAAGAACTCGCGAAGGTTTTGCTGGCGATTGCCACGGTCTTTATTTGGCGCGGCGATGGGCGCGAGGCGTCGTTCGCATTGCTCAGGGCCGTTGCGGAGGGAAGTTTCCTCGGCAGTCCGCTGACCACCGGTCTGGCGCTCATCGAAGCGGGCCGCCTGCAGATCGAGAATGGTCGCCCCGCCGATGCGCAGGCCTTACTCGGCCGCGCGCTCGCGATCGGCGGCGATGCGTTGCCGAAACGCGAATATCAGCGCGCCTGGGTCAATCTCCTGCAGGCGCTCGTCGCCGCCGGCTTGATCGAGAAGGCGCGCGCCTTGCGCGATTCGGCGGGGCGCACGCTGGAAGGCGCGTCATCGCGGCTCTTGATGCTCGAACGGCTTGAATCGGCACGCATCGATCGCGCTGCCGGCGAGCTTGCGACGGCGCGCGCCGCGATCGACGCCGCGATCGCGTATGCGCCGGCCGACAAAGAGTCATTCGAGGCGGTCGAGATCGCGCATGTCGAGGCCGAGCAGGCACTCGCGGAAGGCGACGCCGAACGTGCCGCCGGCGTGTTGCAGAATGTGATCGCGCGCTACGCGGCCGACGATCTTGCAACGCGCGAAGTGCAGGTGCGTTTGCTGCATGCGCAGGCGCTCGAAGCGCTCAAGCAAGGCGATGAAGCCGAGCGCACGCTCGGCGCCGCGTTGCGCCGTGCTGTCGCGCGCGGGCTCAACGGTTATGCGGACCAAGTGCGCTCGCGCATGTCGTCGCGCGGCGGCGAAGAGGGTGCGGGGCTTTCGCGAGACGTTCCGGCCGAGGCCTCGGTGGACACGGCCGCGCGTTTTGTGCGTCAGCGCCCGCTCGGCGCCGGCGGCTTCGGCAAGGTGATGCGTGCCTACGATCTGGAACTCGGTATAGAAGTCGCGATCAAGCGTTCGTCTCTGAAAGAGATTTACGATCCAGGTTTGCGCGGCCGTCTGCTCGAAGCGGCGCGTACCGAAGTCGAAGCAGCGTCGCGGCTCAATCATCCCGGCATCGCGCGCGTTTACGGTCTGCTCGCCGAGCCCGGCGGCGACTCGCTGCTGATCCAGGAGTTCGTCGAAGGCAAGACGCTGCGCGACGCGATGAAGGGCAAGTTCGACCGCGGACGCGCCTACGACGTTCTCTCGCGCGTGTCGTTCTCGCTTGCGGCCGTGCATGCGACGGGGGTCATTCACCGCGATTTGAAGCCTGACAACGTGATCGTCCGCCCGAGCGGCGCGCCGGTGCTGGTCGACTTCGGCATCGCGCTGCTCAGCAAATCCGGCGACGGCGCGGCGGGCGGCACCCCCGGTTATATGCCGCCGGAGCAGGCGCGGGGCGGCACTATCGATGTGCGCACCGACCTCTATGCGCTCGGCATCATGGCTTACGAGGTGCTGACCGGGGAGCTGCCGCAGGAGGGCGGCGGCTTCGGTCCGGATATCATTGCGAGCCTGTTTCGCCGCCGGACGATCTTCCGCGATCTCCTCGATCTGGGGATCGATAGCGGCGCCGCCACACTGATTTCGCAATTAACGGCTTTGCATCCACGCTATCGTCCGGCCGGGGCCGCGATTGCCGGCACGGCCTTTGCCGATGCGGCCAATCGCGCTTCCGGTCGTGCTGTCTGA
- a CDS encoding class I SAM-dependent methyltransferase → MGESDQGRGHQGALTHVHVAEHYARGRLVDAIREGLAQTGKSETTVTAEDLAPVDEFHIGGRTATQEIAGELGLTATDNVLDVGCGLGGPARQIAAQYGCRVAGVDLTRDYVETGNVLSGWLKLNDRVTLREGNALSLPFDDQTFSAAYMLHVGMNIGDKHTLFAGVARVLRKRARFAVYDVMRTADGDLPYPLPWASSAATSAVASPADYRDAFRAAGFEIVSVRDRREVALAYFARQKAQAAVAGSAARSAALGLHVLLGARRPEMVRNMSESIAAGLIAPVEIIARMAG, encoded by the coding sequence ATGGGCGAAAGTGATCAAGGACGCGGGCATCAAGGCGCGTTGACGCACGTGCACGTCGCCGAGCATTACGCGCGGGGTCGGCTGGTCGACGCTATTCGCGAGGGCCTTGCCCAGACCGGCAAGTCCGAAACAACTGTGACGGCCGAGGATCTCGCGCCGGTCGACGAGTTTCACATCGGCGGGCGCACCGCCACTCAGGAGATCGCGGGTGAGCTCGGGCTGACTGCGACCGACAACGTGCTCGATGTCGGCTGCGGCCTTGGCGGTCCGGCGCGCCAGATCGCGGCGCAGTACGGCTGCCGCGTGGCCGGCGTCGATCTCACGCGCGACTATGTCGAAACCGGCAACGTCCTGTCCGGGTGGTTGAAGCTCAATGATCGTGTGACGTTGCGCGAGGGCAATGCGTTGTCGCTGCCGTTCGACGATCAGACTTTCTCGGCCGCGTATATGCTGCATGTCGGAATGAACATCGGCGACAAACACACGCTCTTCGCCGGCGTCGCGCGCGTGCTGCGTAAGCGCGCGCGTTTTGCCGTCTACGACGTGATGCGAACGGCGGACGGCGACTTGCCCTATCCGTTGCCCTGGGCGAGCAGCGCGGCAACGAGCGCGGTCGCCTCGCCGGCGGACTATCGCGATGCATTTCGCGCCGCCGGCTTCGAAATCGTTTCTGTGCGCGATCGCCGCGAGGTGGCGCTCGCCTATTTCGCGCGGCAAAAGGCGCAAGCCGCAGTCGCGGGATCTGCAGCGCGTTCTGCAGCGCTTGGGCTACATGTGCTGCTCGGCGCGCGGCGGCCCGAAATGGTGCGCAACATGAGCGAAAGCATCGCGGCGGGGCTGATTGCTCCGGTCGAGATTATTGCGCGGATGGCCGGATAG
- a CDS encoding LysR family transcriptional regulator, whose product MELRHLRYFIAVAEEGHITRAAERLGMQQPPLSQQIKAIEQELDVQLFRRKARGVELTEAGARFLDDARATLAQLDRAVESTRRTARGELGRICVGVTSTSSFHPLVARTMRAFSEACPMVTLTLEESLSNELLAGLRSERMDVAFIRTAPADAKDLAIEPLLDEPMVVALPSSHPLAKGAKETPIGLKRLAAENFILYGPPGTGMYDTIIAACHAAGFNPSVGNLGASTQQGPRIGSTLSLIAAGLGITFVPSSLQRMNIEGVAYRRVKGATPTARLSLATRRGDVSPTLQRSNVGYDVENNRWLRNAIVSVERDGSVNVWHEGSHCNERERTRSLSCRCPSSVVVTGNGVRIASALRQVERRDVLCLSGGLSCRQALTSAPPAFEPKPRLSQQIRFLDFAVRLVRFGHQASSLRNTFFTAG is encoded by the coding sequence ATGGAACTGAGGCACCTGCGCTATTTCATCGCCGTCGCCGAAGAGGGGCATATCACCCGGGCCGCCGAGCGTCTCGGCATGCAGCAGCCGCCGCTGAGCCAGCAGATCAAGGCGATCGAACAAGAACTCGACGTGCAGCTCTTCCGCCGTAAAGCGCGCGGCGTCGAACTCACCGAAGCGGGCGCGCGCTTTCTCGACGATGCGCGCGCGACGCTTGCGCAGCTCGATCGCGCGGTCGAGTCGACGCGGCGCACGGCGCGCGGTGAACTCGGCCGGATCTGCGTTGGCGTGACGTCGACGTCGTCCTTCCATCCGCTCGTTGCGCGCACGATGCGCGCCTTCAGCGAAGCCTGCCCGATGGTGACGCTAACGTTGGAGGAGTCGCTCAGCAACGAATTGCTCGCCGGCCTGCGCAGCGAACGTATGGATGTTGCGTTCATCCGCACGGCGCCGGCCGACGCGAAGGATCTCGCCATAGAGCCGTTGCTCGACGAGCCGATGGTCGTCGCGTTGCCGAGCAGCCATCCACTCGCCAAGGGCGCGAAGGAGACGCCGATTGGACTCAAGCGACTCGCGGCGGAAAATTTCATTCTGTACGGCCCGCCCGGCACCGGCATGTACGACACGATCATCGCGGCATGCCATGCGGCAGGCTTCAATCCGAGCGTCGGCAATCTCGGCGCGTCGACGCAGCAAGGGCCGCGCATCGGCTCGACGCTCAGCCTCATCGCGGCCGGGCTCGGGATTACGTTCGTGCCATCATCGCTTCAGCGCATGAATATCGAAGGTGTCGCGTATCGCCGCGTCAAAGGCGCGACGCCGACCGCGCGGCTGAGTTTGGCGACGCGGCGCGGCGATGTTTCGCCGACCCTTCAGCGCAGCAATGTCGGTTACGACGTCGAGAACAATCGGTGGCTTCGTAATGCGATTGTTTCGGTCGAGCGCGACGGCTCGGTAAACGTATGGCACGAAGGCTCCCACTGTAACGAGCGGGAGCGCACTCGGTCTCTCAGCTGCCGATGCCCGAGCAGTGTCGTCGTAACCGGCAATGGGGTAAGGATAGCATCGGCGCTACGACAGGTCGAGCGGCGTGATGTCTTGTGTTTGTCGGGCGGACTAAGTTGTCGACAGGCGCTAACGTCGGCGCCTCCCGCGTTCGAGCCAAAGCCCCGCTTGTCGCAGCAGATCCGCTTTCTCGATTTCGCCGTGCGTCTCGTCAGATTCGGCCATCAAGCGTCGAGCCTGCGCAACACATTCTTCACGGCTGGGTAG
- a CDS encoding Bug family tripartite tricarboxylate transporter substrate binding protein gives MILNRRHLLNVSLATAATVAAPRIARAETYPARPVRLIAPFAAGGPNDLMARLIAQGLSNSLGKQFYVENIGGAGGNVGTGQASRAAPDGYTMIAVAPSYATNPALFDSVPYDPNRSFDAVTVAATAPTILTVHPSVPAKTVGELIAAIKATPGKYSYASPGAGTPPHLLGELFRLSLQLDMVHVPFSSGGQAIGSTLAGHTPISFGALPPAVEHVKDGKLRALAITSTEASDALSGVPTVAQAGYPDFAADIWTAVLVPAGTPRDIVALLQREIAALVNLPETRDRMAALGYRPVGSTPDDCAKLLAMEANRWAKVIKDAGIKAR, from the coding sequence ATGATCCTCAATCGCAGACATCTTCTCAACGTATCACTCGCGACTGCTGCAACCGTTGCGGCTCCCAGGATTGCCCGCGCGGAAACCTATCCGGCGCGGCCGGTCCGGCTGATCGCGCCCTTCGCGGCCGGCGGCCCCAACGACCTGATGGCGCGATTGATCGCGCAGGGGCTCTCGAACAGCCTCGGCAAACAGTTTTATGTCGAGAATATCGGCGGCGCCGGCGGCAATGTCGGCACCGGCCAAGCGTCCCGCGCGGCGCCCGACGGCTACACGATGATCGCGGTTGCGCCGAGTTACGCGACAAATCCGGCGCTGTTCGACAGCGTGCCGTACGACCCCAACAGAAGCTTCGATGCCGTCACGGTCGCGGCGACCGCGCCGACCATCCTGACGGTGCATCCTTCCGTGCCGGCGAAGACCGTCGGCGAGTTGATCGCCGCCATCAAGGCGACACCGGGCAAATACAGCTATGCCTCGCCCGGCGCCGGCACGCCGCCTCATCTGCTCGGCGAACTGTTCCGGCTCTCGCTGCAGCTCGACATGGTGCATGTGCCGTTTTCCAGCGGCGGCCAGGCGATCGGTTCGACGCTCGCCGGACATACGCCGATTTCGTTCGGTGCGCTGCCGCCCGCCGTCGAACATGTGAAAGACGGCAAGCTGCGCGCACTCGCGATCACGTCGACTGAGGCATCGGACGCGCTGTCCGGTGTGCCGACCGTCGCGCAAGCCGGATACCCGGATTTCGCGGCCGACATCTGGACCGCGGTGCTGGTCCCGGCCGGCACGCCGAGAGACATCGTTGCGTTGCTCCAGCGCGAGATCGCTGCGCTGGTTAACCTGCCGGAGACGCGAGACCGCATGGCGGCGCTCGGCTATCGTCCGGTCGGCAGCACACCGGACGATTGCGCCAAGCTCCTGGCGATGGAGGCGAACCGATGGGCGAAAGTGATCAAGGACGCGGGCATCAAGGCGCGTTGA
- a CDS encoding NAD-binding protein, whose amino-acid sequence MDFNKKYIASFGMLLIGTILSLIGYFDMLARPPLGLSGGILWYESFLHTAEMLFKPFAGPPGTPQNSPEQPWTMLVARVLMPLALLLSVTVAIFETFGRTIRAFLARFRRGHVVVCDSGERAYNLVENLARDGKTKVVVIEMNEKSDDEAYHRLNVPVIQAGGPVTFGTLRAASLHRASALVAMCDDDMLNVEAVLKAKALVQKSRSHTLPPLKARAAVGDPDLRQAASLLLVERSPTYEFGMMSLQRNMVRGLLADHPLDLDDAVVAGARTHVVIVGFGETGKALALQIGRMAHFADGRKPLLTIVDQDATAAVESFARQHVSFRNACDLHAVSADMRQEQPEGLEAIFSDIRPTRVVICLGNEGLGLAAGAKVQRTATRFNLGDLPIFVRLSGAPSVAGAIARASGATLAYIRPFGQPEKVSTPEIVLKESLDLMARAVHQTYLEMIGPPARDAPVKPSAEPWERLAEDYRDASRHQSDHLEAKLRAVNFEAVKGDQESKFDLSPEEIERLAQMEHARWCAERYIAGWRHGAVRNDATREHPSLEPWDDLSAAEKQKDRDMVHGIPRILKNAGYYARRVGSEPAQKTRLTQLLRRK is encoded by the coding sequence GTGGATTTCAACAAAAAGTATATCGCCAGCTTCGGCATGTTGTTGATCGGCACAATCCTGTCGCTGATCGGCTATTTCGACATGCTGGCGCGGCCGCCGCTCGGTTTGTCCGGCGGCATTCTCTGGTACGAGAGCTTTCTGCATACAGCCGAGATGCTGTTCAAGCCGTTTGCCGGGCCGCCGGGCACGCCGCAGAACTCGCCGGAACAGCCGTGGACGATGCTGGTCGCGCGCGTGCTGATGCCGCTTGCGCTGCTGCTTAGCGTCACGGTCGCGATCTTCGAAACGTTCGGCCGCACCATCCGCGCATTTCTTGCGCGCTTTCGGCGCGGCCATGTCGTCGTCTGCGACAGCGGCGAGCGCGCTTATAACTTGGTCGAGAATCTCGCGCGCGACGGCAAGACCAAAGTCGTCGTCATAGAGATGAACGAGAAGAGCGACGACGAGGCTTATCATCGGCTCAACGTGCCGGTGATCCAGGCCGGCGGACCGGTGACGTTCGGCACGTTGCGCGCCGCATCGCTGCACCGCGCGAGTGCGCTGGTCGCGATGTGCGATGACGACATGCTGAATGTCGAGGCCGTGTTGAAGGCGAAGGCGCTCGTGCAGAAATCGCGCTCGCACACGCTGCCGCCGCTGAAAGCGCGCGCCGCCGTCGGCGATCCGGATTTACGTCAGGCCGCGAGTTTGCTGCTGGTCGAGCGCTCGCCGACCTACGAGTTCGGCATGATGTCGCTGCAGCGGAACATGGTGCGCGGCTTGCTCGCCGATCACCCGCTCGATCTCGACGATGCGGTTGTTGCCGGTGCGCGCACGCATGTCGTCATCGTCGGCTTCGGTGAGACCGGCAAAGCTTTGGCGTTGCAAATCGGGCGCATGGCGCATTTCGCCGATGGGCGCAAACCTTTGCTCACGATCGTCGATCAAGACGCAACGGCCGCGGTCGAGTCGTTCGCGCGCCAGCATGTCAGCTTCCGCAATGCATGCGACCTGCACGCTGTCAGCGCCGACATGCGGCAGGAGCAGCCTGAAGGGCTCGAAGCGATCTTCTCCGACATTCGCCCAACGCGCGTCGTGATTTGTCTCGGCAACGAAGGTCTCGGTCTTGCGGCCGGCGCGAAGGTGCAGCGCACTGCGACACGCTTCAACCTCGGCGATTTGCCGATCTTCGTGCGATTGTCCGGCGCGCCTTCTGTCGCTGGCGCGATCGCGCGCGCGTCGGGCGCGACGCTCGCCTACATCCGGCCGTTCGGTCAGCCCGAGAAAGTTTCGACGCCCGAGATCGTGCTGAAAGAAAGCCTCGATCTGATGGCGCGCGCCGTGCACCAGACGTATCTCGAAATGATCGGGCCGCCCGCACGTGACGCGCCCGTGAAGCCGTCGGCCGAGCCGTGGGAGCGGCTTGCGGAAGATTATCGCGATGCAAGCCGGCATCAGTCCGATCATCTCGAAGCGAAGCTGCGCGCGGTGAATTTTGAGGCCGTGAAGGGCGATCAAGAGAGCAAGTTCGATCTCTCGCCCGAAGAGATCGAGCGGCTCGCGCAGATGGAGCATGCGCGTTGGTGCGCGGAGCGCTACATCGCGGGCTGGCGGCACGGCGCGGTGCGCAACGACGCAACGCGCGAGCATCCGTCGCTTGAGCCGTGGGACGATCTATCGGCAGCCGAGAAGCAGAAAGACCGCGATATGGTGCACGGCATTCCGCGCATCCTGAAGAACGCAGGTTACTACGCGCGGCGCGTCGGCTCCGAACCGGCGCAGAAAACGCGTTTGACGCAATTGCTGCGGCGGAAGTAG
- a CDS encoding protein phosphatase 2C domain-containing protein, whose product MTEPQNKTQTWSVGGQSVTGATHIHYNIPNQDAIAWSPREGEGEATVLALSDGHGASLHYRSGTGSHIAVETAVQVLTEALRDPAWIARADAGVGRQLVRDIVARWQSGVNDDIAARPLEKPTTSYGDRFLPYGATLIAVAVAAEGVFALQLGDGDLLLGRADAVVMRPLESDRGLQGEQTYSLCLPDAVERTRIAIFPASEAIDFAMLSTDGLSKSFANDNAFMRHAVSWRILLAGHGYTAIAAKLERWLVNATRFGNGDDVTLGFITRKLAAESSELKRFKLYPAGGLPRIPGSRTLAYGVTTAAAAVFAVAGFLLARWWG is encoded by the coding sequence ATGACCGAACCACAGAACAAGACGCAGACCTGGTCGGTCGGCGGCCAATCGGTCACCGGGGCGACGCATATCCACTACAACATCCCCAATCAGGACGCGATCGCGTGGAGTCCGCGCGAAGGCGAAGGCGAGGCAACGGTCCTCGCGTTGTCGGATGGCCATGGCGCAAGCCTGCACTATCGCAGCGGCACCGGCTCACACATCGCGGTCGAAACCGCCGTGCAGGTGCTCACCGAGGCTTTGCGCGATCCGGCCTGGATCGCGCGCGCGGACGCGGGTGTCGGCCGCCAGCTCGTTCGCGATATCGTGGCGCGCTGGCAATCCGGCGTGAACGACGACATCGCGGCGCGGCCGCTCGAAAAGCCGACCACAAGCTACGGCGACCGTTTCCTACCCTACGGCGCAACGCTGATCGCCGTCGCGGTCGCGGCGGAGGGCGTGTTCGCACTTCAGCTCGGTGATGGCGACCTTCTGCTCGGCCGCGCCGATGCGGTCGTGATGCGTCCGCTCGAGAGCGATCGCGGTCTGCAGGGCGAGCAGACGTACTCACTATGCCTGCCGGACGCCGTGGAACGCACGCGCATCGCGATCTTCCCGGCCAGCGAGGCCATCGACTTCGCGATGCTGTCGACCGACGGGCTTTCCAAATCCTTCGCAAACGATAACGCCTTTATGCGCCATGCCGTATCATGGCGCATTCTGCTCGCCGGCCACGGCTACACGGCTATCGCGGCGAAGCTCGAACGCTGGCTCGTCAACGCGACGCGCTTCGGCAACGGCGACGACGTGACGCTCGGCTTCATCACGCGCAAACTCGCGGCGGAATCGTCGGAGCTGAAACGGTTCAAGCTGTATCCGGCCGGCGGCCTGCCGCGCATTCCGGGCAGCCGCACGCTCGCCTACGGCGTGACGACCGCCGCAGCAGCCGTGTTTGCCGTCGCGGGCTTTCTGCTCGCGCGCTGGTGGGGCTGA
- a CDS encoding trypsin-like peptidase domain-containing protein, producing MPTIRHRTGPLAGKEQNIDPRVERITFGRDPAACDVVFPPDLTVVARRHFAFIRKPSGEWMFEDFGDPYVAINGDAAESDEAVHSGALVELGKKGGPSFEVIFEGKEIDAALPMTAVQQKVTSSREAARRARTYAMGGTAAAVAIALCVGAYAFFSRSDASKLEGAVAELERKQAAAAADSIPGPVRDKVMAAAHVVVVQFADGRVSAQGTASPIGEDLLVTNAHVAELREQLGPKDKLIVRSPGEKGKVYEVIEHKLHPGYRAYSSWKDADPIFVTAAKSCATCLPNVLAGSPSYDVALLRVARGSNLSPILEVATTEELMAMRPGQAIGLAGYPLERIIGSEVQGLSATPSIRTGMITAMTDMFNLPGDVKHRRLVQHNIPVTGGNSGSPMVAPNGKLVALLNAGNIVKAADGGRIPNAAIVNYGQRADLVRELLDGTAEANLKSELAYWTQQTASMQRGFEVIVPILVSQSRPSNVSETTKPQLVSESKGALTKSEAFSAKDREGKDSMRRQRIQPIQLKANVPTTIVAYANQQTPLQLYLVVDGQIAQQDERGTWFPAITVRSDKDQSAEVYIVGADKDTEYRLQQYSWAAPGS from the coding sequence ATGCCAACAATACGTCATCGTACTGGCCCACTGGCCGGCAAAGAACAGAACATCGATCCGCGCGTCGAACGCATCACCTTCGGCCGCGATCCCGCCGCCTGCGATGTCGTATTCCCGCCCGATCTGACGGTCGTGGCCCGCCGCCACTTCGCTTTCATCCGCAAACCGTCGGGCGAGTGGATGTTCGAAGACTTCGGCGACCCCTATGTCGCGATCAACGGCGATGCAGCCGAGAGTGACGAGGCGGTCCATTCCGGCGCGCTCGTCGAGCTCGGCAAGAAAGGCGGCCCCTCCTTCGAAGTGATCTTCGAAGGCAAGGAGATCGATGCCGCGCTGCCGATGACGGCTGTGCAACAAAAGGTCACCAGCTCGCGCGAAGCCGCGCGCCGCGCCCGCACCTACGCGATGGGCGGCACCGCCGCCGCCGTCGCGATTGCGCTGTGTGTCGGCGCTTACGCCTTCTTCAGCCGCAGCGACGCTTCGAAGCTCGAAGGCGCCGTCGCGGAACTCGAGCGCAAGCAAGCCGCCGCAGCTGCCGACAGCATTCCGGGTCCGGTGCGTGACAAGGTCATGGCCGCCGCTCACGTCGTCGTCGTGCAGTTCGCCGACGGCCGCGTTTCGGCGCAAGGCACGGCGTCGCCGATCGGCGAGGATCTGCTCGTCACCAACGCGCACGTCGCGGAACTCCGCGAGCAGCTCGGCCCCAAGGATAAGCTCATCGTCCGCTCGCCGGGCGAGAAGGGCAAAGTCTACGAGGTCATAGAGCACAAGCTCCACCCCGGCTATCGCGCTTATTCGTCGTGGAAGGATGCGGACCCGATCTTCGTGACGGCCGCAAAGTCTTGCGCAACCTGCTTGCCCAACGTGCTCGCCGGCAGCCCGAGCTATGACGTCGCGCTGTTGCGCGTCGCGCGTGGCTCGAACCTCTCGCCGATCCTTGAAGTCGCCACCACCGAAGAGTTGATGGCGATGCGTCCGGGCCAGGCGATCGGCCTCGCCGGTTATCCGCTCGAGCGCATCATCGGCAGCGAAGTGCAGGGCCTCAGCGCGACGCCGAGCATCCGCACCGGCATGATCACGGCGATGACCGACATGTTCAATCTGCCGGGGGATGTGAAGCATCGCCGCCTCGTGCAGCACAACATCCCGGTCACCGGCGGCAACTCCGGCTCGCCGATGGTCGCACCGAACGGCAAGCTCGTCGCGCTGCTGAACGCCGGCAACATCGTTAAGGCGGCCGACGGCGGACGTATCCCGAACGCCGCGATCGTGAACTACGGCCAGCGCGCCGACCTCGTGCGCGAACTGCTCGACGGCACGGCGGAGGCCAACCTCAAGTCCGAACTCGCTTACTGGACGCAGCAGACGGCCAGCATGCAGCGCGGCTTCGAGGTCATCGTGCCGATCCTAGTGTCGCAGTCGCGTCCCTCGAATGTGAGCGAAACCACCAAGCCGCAGCTCGTCAGCGAGTCGAAAGGCGCACTGACGAAGTCGGAAGCTTTTTCGGCGAAGGATCGCGAAGGCAAGGACTCGATGCGCCGTCAGCGCATTCAGCCGATCCAGCTGAAGGCGAACGTCCCGACGACGATCGTCGCTTACGCGAACCAGCAGACGCCGTTGCAGCTCTATCTGGTCGTCGACGGCCAGATCGCGCAGCAGGACGAACGCGGCACCTGGTTCCCGGCGATCACGGTCCGCAGCGACAAGGATCAGTCGGCCGAGGTCTATATCGTCGGCGCCGACAAGGACACGGAGTATCGCCTCCAGCAGTATTCCTGGGCGGCTCCGGGCTCCTGA